CTTGTGAGATTCGCTGCGGGAAGGACGCGCGCTCTTGGATGGTTCTGGCCACGAACGGAGATCTTCGCGTCCGGTCGAGCGCCGGGCGAATGTCGGAGAAATCAGTGTTTGCTTCCTAACGCTGGCTCGCCTGGGGGGCCTCGCTGTACTCGGTTTCGCTAGCCGTGTTAGACGGGGGCATGAGTAATCAACCCCCAAGACCACCGTTCATAATTGCTAGCGCATCCGTTCCCGAGACCTGTCATCAATACCCGAATAGCGAGGAATACACCGGCCACAAGCGGGCGATCGGCAAAGCTGCTGGTCTTCACAAGATCGGCGTAAACCTGATTCGATTGCCCTCAGGAAATCGGAGTTCGTGGCCGCATGCCGAGGAGAAAGAGGAGGAGTTTGTATACGTTCTTGAGGGCGAGGTCGAGGCTTGGATAGATGGCTTTGTTCACCCGATAGGGCCCGGAGACTTTGCGGCCTTTCCCGCCGGGACCGGCATTTGCCACTGCTTCATAAACAACGGCGCGCGCGAAGCCTTGCTAATGGTGGGAGGCGAGGCCTCGAGACCGGACAACCGGATTTACTATCCACTCCATCCTCAGCGCCGCAAC
The genomic region above belongs to Candidatus Binataceae bacterium and contains:
- a CDS encoding cupin domain-containing protein, producing the protein MSNQPPRPPFIIASASVPETCHQYPNSEEYTGHKRAIGKAAGLHKIGVNLIRLPSGNRSSWPHAEEKEEEFVYVLEGEVEAWIDGFVHPIGPGDFAAFPAGTGICHCFINNGAREALLMVGGEASRPDNRIYYPLHPQRRNDLPPSEWWKTYRKARWERTTGCPTHFDDRRTFDISGQL